From the Eschrichtius robustus isolate mEscRob2 chromosome 3, mEscRob2.pri, whole genome shotgun sequence genome, the window CAGAATTAATTCAAGGCCTCCAATTCACTTGGGGGCAGATCTGTTACTCTGAATTAACCAAGCGTAatttggctgattttttttttttttctccctcccctctctaaCGCAGCGGTTGCGATTATTCACAGCCCCCCTCTTAAGTATCAATAGCTTCTGGTGCTTTTAAGGTGCTTGGTCTCTAGTTATTCCGAAGTACCTTTAATGGACTTGGCTCCAGGCATAATTTCTGGGTTGCATTTTCTTTGTTACATTTAATATAGCTGGTGCAGAATTTAGATTAAATATGGGAACCTGCTGGAAAACCAATTGCTTTTGGATCGGTAGCTGTGGATGTGCATTTTTCTCCTCAGATAGGTTGCTGATATTTACTTGTAGGTACAAATGTATACCTTTCAGCCACACTCTTAGAAACCTACCTCTCCTTGCCTGAAAGCGGTTTAGAAAACAGCCGTATCGTGTGTATTTTGCTTGAAGTAATCAGTTGCAAGTAGGCTCACCTATTGGTCGCTGAAGTTAGGGAAAGATGCTAAGTATTATTActgaactaaaaatacaacttgcTTTCCATCTCTTTCTGTCAGCAAGGAGAGTTGGAGCTGGCAAACAGTAGTAGCACTGCATGGTACTTTTCATAGGAGCAGAGCACCTTTAAAGTGTAGAGGTTTGGTGGgatttcttcccttttcccttttccccatGTAAGTAACCTCTTGATGTTTGTGATTGATTGCATTGACCAAATGCTTAAATATTAACGACCTTCTCGGACTGAGGAcccaaagaaaggaaactgaaacCGATTCTGTCATCACAATTAAAGACTCCCCTGGCTTTAATTAGCCTGACCTGGGGTATATCTCCCCGTTGCTTGAGTTAAAGAGAAAAGAGCCCATTATAGTCCAGTCTGAGACCAATAGCTACTTAATTGAGCACCTAAAGCCTCAAGCCTTTTAAATCAAACACTGTCCTGGACAGTCCCCCTGGTTAGATAATTAACTCTCCAGCGCACAGAAACgttgttaaaacacacacacacacacacacacacaacttttaaGAAAAAGGGTGGAATTCTAATGGTAGCCTTCCTGTCTGGTAAAAGGGATTAAAATGTGTATAGACATGTAAGTTTTCTGCTCTGAGGCAGCCTTAAAGCTGTAGGCACGGAAAGATATTAAACTCCATTAATAATGTTGTTCAATAGCACATCAGTCCTGGGTAGATCTTGGTCATTTTCAAACTTTGTAACTGTAATTTCTGACACTTTAGGAATCCCGTGATTTTGTGGCTGATTGTTCCCAGAAAGGTTATGCAAGTGGTGCTGGAGAAAATGAGATGTATGAAAAGCTTTTGGATTACATACGACTGCCCTGATTATTAAAATACACTTAGACGTTGAAGACATACAACTGACTTTACTCCGGGTGAATTGTCAAATAAATGCACACTTAGGTTGGGTAATCAGATCGGTACTGTGAAAGGGTATTTTTGAGATGGAGTGTCACTGTGTACCTGTTGGTAGTGGCAGCCATAATTAGAGACTCCTGGCCATTAAAATACTTCTGGGTTGCTGTAAGAGGATATTTGGTCCTTGGCTCAGGTAGGATTCTGTTCCCTACCCCCGTTGTCTACACCGCCCCCCTTTTATCCTCAGCATGTTTTTGGCTACATCGacaggtttttaattttattcttaccCGAAGTGTTTGAGTCGGTACCCCTTTTGGGGATTGAAATAGCCCTGCTGTTGACCGGAAACTCCCCCTGGCAGTGCTAGTTCTCTGGCCACCCCACCCTTCTGAGAACCCTCTTGTGGCAGCAGTGACAACCGACACTTGCAGGATGCTGTGGGTGAGACTCCGGGAGGTCTCATCAATGCTCCTGAAGCGGTCCAGCGTTAGGAAATGGCAGGCCAGCGGCCCCTGAGCTCCCACGCGGTGCGGTCCTGCGGCTAGAGGTCCTGACAGTGTATTATTTCAGCTTTCTCTCTGTAACTGTTCTGATTCTGTAAGAACGTGTCAATGTGTCGTGGATCTCAGACTAATTAGTTTTGAAATGGAGTTTTGATTGAACTCTTCAAATCGATGCTGCAGCAAAATTTGTTTCTTGGGCTTCCTATTAAAAGCCATCTTAAGGGGCAGTTTTACCACTCTCCCTGTCGTTCAGTCGATACATTTAATAACAACTTACAGGCTATTTTCAATAAAGTGGCGACAGCAAATTAGTAGTTTGAACATGACAAGCCTCTTCTGCAAGACCAGATTCTGAAAACTCAaagcaattatttttatatagagGCATGCCACAATCATTCAGATTACGGGGTGTTCCATAGGAGCCTGTCTCCTGGTTTGACACAAACTGCATTTTATGACTTTCTTTGGACAAGGAAGAAATGcaagtattaatatttattatgacACCGATATGTTAGTTTGTAAGTCCTATTactttgtttttcattgttgagAAGTGCCTCTCTGACCCTGCTTATTCGTTCCGATATCACCTTTCAATGTGAAATCATTTTGgtctgtttaataaatatttgtggatatTAAAGAGGGAAGCCCAAAAGCAAATAAAGCTTCCTAGCTTGAGTCTACAGATTTCATAAAAGCCAAAGTTCGGTGTTCGTTAAAATATTTTGTCGCGCCTGTGGAAGGATGTAAGGAATTATGTATATCTTTTTCTTCAGTACACCGCACTTCCTTGAGCTTTCCCCTCCTCTGCAGacttctccttctccccctcctccccccatggCAGATGTTGTGGTCTCATTTGATTGCATAGGAAAACTGCAGTGATACAGCAAACACCCAGAGAGATATGATGACAAATGGGTCCAGATCCCGGTAAATTACTTTCTGCTCAAATCGAAATTTCATTCAGTTTGTTGCTAGCAGAGATGAAGTAATCTAAATTGTGGACTCAGGAGCAGATAGAGGGAAGTTGGAGCAAGCATTTCATTatcaagagagagagaaggttagGATGAAAGAGATGAGCAGAGGCAAATCTTAAGTGTTGACACCATGATTGAAAAGGTTAACCCATACACATTATATATCAACCTGGATAGCAGAGAGTTTCTAATGGAAAGTCTGCACTGATGGAGGTTTACGGGAGTTTCAATACACTGAGCATGATGTCTTCTTAGATATACAATCAAATCCTCTTAACCCTTTTGATGACTCATATCTCAAGATATGATTAAAGTACAAAAGAGTTCTTCATATAATTTCAAGGACACAATACATTTAAACTCCAGGCATGaattgtatctctttttttttatgatgaaCTCAGTAATCTGATAAAATGTGTGTAGAACAGAATTGTTCCGTATTTGCTAGAGGTGTAAGTCAATATTTTGATTAAATCCAGGGCACCCTCTTCCTCTGCGGTAGGCAGAAGTTAGCTGTGACCCCCAAAAGGATTTTTCCCAGACGATGTAAATCACTCATAAAATTTGAGGCCGGAGCCTAAGAATTCAGTCTCTGTCAAATGCATTCCAAAGGGAGGGCCGGAGGCAgggggatttctttctttttccttggttTGGGATTATTCATTGGTGTCCCCGTCATCTTTGTTTCAGGTTATTTGGGAATAGCGGTGCTTGCAGCGCTTGTGGACAGTCTATTCCTGCGAGCGAACTCGTCATGAGGGCCCAAGGCAATGTGTATCATCTGAAGGTAGCAGCTGCTCCtcctctgttttttaaaagaaccatAACTTTCCTACATGGAGACAAAGCATGTCTCCTTAGTAGGAACCCTGTTTTCTCAAGCCGCAAACATGGAAGGAATCCACTGAAATTGTTACGTGGCAGTGATGATTACACATCCACCCACGCCACTCCCCCCATGCCACAGAAGCACACACCTGTTTGTCGCTTTTCCCCTTTAGCTTGATCCAGTTTCTTGCATTTTGGCTTACTCTTTTCCAGAATCatgttgaaggaaagaaaacactgaGCCATAAGTGGCTCTCTGTACTTGACAGATACCTGCTTAAAAACAGTTTATAAACTTGTGACCAAAAAAGACTTAATTTGTACTTGTTTTCAGTggatttgctttttcctttcagtgttttacATGCTCTACCTGCCGGAATCGCCTGGTCCCAGGAGATCGGTTTCACTACATCAATGGCAGTTTATTTTGTGAACATGATAGACCTACAGCTCTCATCAATGGCCATTTGAATTCACTTCAGAGCAATCCACTACTGCCAGACCAGAAGGTGAATACCTAGTTGGAAGGTTCAACCTCTTCATCTAGTGAGGGAGTTTTCCTAGGtggttgtgtttgttttttgtttctttttttttttgtggcgcttcccaggaaggcagggccctgatggaggggcagggagaggacgCGCTGGGACGCGCTAGGTGTcagggaggctcagagaagggcagAATCGGGCCCGAGGTGCTGCCACCACGACCACTCTTCCGGTGGTTGTGTTTTTGCGTGCCCTTTTAAAGAAATGTAGACTACTCATACATACACCGTTCAGAAATAGAAGAGTTGATTGGTTAAATCGTGAATCTTCTGTGGTGAAAAAAATCCTGACTTAGTTATAGCTGTAGCTTTACCAGTGTTGAACACATTATCACATGCAGCGTCAGGCAGAATGTAAAACTTGCCTACGACCAGTTGTTTATCCCACTTGACAATTTTGAAATTCAGAAATACGATGTGACTAGGTTATTGTGGGgggaaaattagaacatttttggTGGGAAGAGGGAATAAATGTCTTTGTCATGAAAGAATGATTTCTGCATTAGTAATAGCAATCTGGACACCTGCCTTCCTAACCCAATTTACGGTGCTTTGAATCTTAGAAGAGCAGTTTTACAAAACATTCTAGAATTCCAAAGGAGAGCGTTTTTGTTGATTGGGAGTCCCATACATAATATTTGAGTAAGCTACAACTGTTTTAAAAGTTCTAGCTCTTGCTGATCATTAAAGATTAAATGTCTTGATTCTTGACCCACAACTGGAAGGTTTTTGGACCAGAGTTAGAAACGAGGAAATTATACAAATGTACGAATCACGTATTAGAGGGCACTTCAGAGGGAAAATTGGTGATCAACAGTTGTCCAGCACCTGCAGTACTGGATAGTTTCAGATCTATTTTAATCTCCTTAGTAAGTCCTATAGCTATGCAAGTGAGTGCATTTTGATAACTGCTGTGCCTAATTTGTAACAATTACTGTCAGCCTTCAGTTAAGAGACTGTTCATTCCACACTGGCCCAGAAAAGAGTGAAATGTATGACTCGTGCGCATAATTTTATTCACATCATATTTCATACTGATTATGTATTGATGACATTGATTCATTTACTCTTTACAGCACCACTTGCATGGATATTAAATCTTATTGACCACAGatgaattttaatttcagattggTGATAGATTTTTCCATCAGCTCTGATAGTGTGTTTGACTTTTTCATCATTAACCCAAGCAATCACACAGCACTGAGTTATTGCATTGAAACAAAAAGTGCACACTTCACTTGGTAATTCTTTATGGATTTACAATAGGAACTTCATTAATGTCTGTTGTAGGGATCACAAAAAACATTTATCTGCAAATAGGAATTTAGCAAGCGTCAAAAATCTCAGGAAAACATATTAGGCTTCTTTGTCTTCCGTAATGCATTTTCTTAATGCT encodes:
- the LMO4 gene encoding LIM domain transcription factor LMO4, translating into MVNPGSSSQPPPVTAGSLSWKRCAGCGGKIADRFLLYAMDSYWHSRCLKCSCCQAQLGDIGTSCYTKSGMILCRNDYIRLFGNSGACSACGQSIPASELVMRAQGNVYHLKCFTCSTCRNRLVPGDRFHYINGSLFCEHDRPTALINGHLNSLQSNPLLPDQKVC